A single window of bacterium DNA harbors:
- a CDS encoding L-lactate dehydrogenase, which yields MEKEHKLSIKVAVVGAGQVGATFAYALLIRGLASEIVLIDANRALAEGQAEDMSHGLPYVRPAHIYAGDFADCRDADIIVITAGAAQKPGETRLELTRRNVDIFRQIIPEITRHTTSAILIVVSNPVDVLTYAAVKLSGLPPQRVIGSGTTLDSARFRYLLSQHCGVDPRNVHAMIIGEHGDSEVPVWSLANISGLRMDDYCAQCGKGCPQLRKDEIFEQVRTAAYHLIEKKGATYHAIGLATLYVIESIARDQNSVLTVSSLLQGYKGISDVAISVPAILNRGGIQSHIDLPLNEKEVAGLRHSAEVIRQAIQAAGL from the coding sequence ATGGAAAAAGAACATAAATTGAGCATCAAGGTGGCCGTGGTCGGAGCCGGGCAGGTGGGCGCGACCTTCGCTTATGCCTTGCTGATCCGCGGCCTCGCCTCCGAAATCGTCCTCATCGACGCCAACCGGGCGCTGGCCGAGGGCCAGGCCGAGGATATGAGCCACGGCCTCCCCTATGTGCGGCCGGCGCATATCTATGCCGGCGATTTCGCCGACTGCCGTGACGCCGATATCATCGTAATCACCGCGGGAGCGGCGCAAAAGCCCGGCGAAACCCGCCTCGAGCTGACCCGGCGCAACGTCGATATCTTCCGCCAGATCATCCCCGAGATCACGCGGCACACCACCTCCGCCATCCTGATCGTCGTCTCCAATCCGGTCGATGTCCTCACCTACGCGGCGGTCAAGCTCTCCGGTCTGCCGCCGCAGCGGGTGATCGGCTCCGGCACGACCCTAGACAGCGCCCGCTTCCGTTACCTGCTCAGCCAGCATTGCGGCGTCGATCCACGCAACGTCCACGCCATGATCATCGGCGAGCATGGCGACAGTGAAGTGCCGGTCTGGAGTCTCGCGAATATCTCCGGCCTGCGCATGGACGACTATTGCGCGCAGTGCGGCAAGGGTTGCCCGCAGCTGCGCAAGGACGAGATCTTTGAACAAGTGCGCACCGCGGCTTACCATCTCATCGAAAAAAAAGGCGCCACCTACCATGCCATCGGCCTGGCCACCCTCTATGTCATTGAAAGTATTGCGCGCGACCAGAACTCGGTCCTGACGGTCTCGAGCCTGCTGCAGGGGTACAAGGGGATCTCGGATGTCGCCATCAGCGTGCCCGCGATCCTCAACCGCGGCGGCATCCAGTCGCATATCGATCTGCCCCTCAACGAGAAGGAGGTGGCGGGATTACGCCATTCGGCCGAGGTCATCCGGCAGGCCATCCAAGCCGCCGGTCTCTAG